AGGCTTGTATGATGAGCGGTTACATCCGCATCCCGCCGTCAATCTCCAGCACACGTCCGGTAAAATAATCATTTTCCAGAATATACTGAACGGCGTGCGCTATTTCCTGAGCCTGTCCGACCCGGCCCAGCGGGATCATTTTTTCCAAACGCTCTATCGCTTCCTGCGGTAACTGATCCGCCATTGCGGTTCGGACCACTCCCGGCGCAACTGCCGCAGCCCGAATACCGTACCGACCCAGCTCTTTGGCCCAGCAAACGGCCATGGTCGCCACTGCAGCTTTCGACGCTGCGTAGTTGGTCTGACCAAAATTCCCGGCTCGGGCGACACTGGAGATATTAATAATGGCACCCGGTCGTTGAGACTGAATCATTCGTGCTGCCGCTTCCCGGCCACACAAGAAAGTGCCGGTCACATTCACCGTCATGACGGCATTAAACTGCTCCAGCGACATTTTAGAGATCTCGCTATCTTTGACTTTCACCAGCAAACCATCCCGCAG
The Photobacterium sp. GJ3 DNA segment above includes these coding regions:
- a CDS encoding SDR family oxidoreductase translates to MDIKNSVIAITGAGQGLGQMMAITLAKAGADLALIDLNPEGLAQTRSQCQMLSSKALTYEVDVTQEHEVERVFDRIMDDFGQLDGLVNNAGILRDGLLVKVKDSEISKMSLEQFNAVMTVNVTGTFLCGREAAARMIQSQRPGAIINISSVARAGNFGQTNYAASKAAVATMAVCWAKELGRYGIRAAAVAPGVVRTAMADQLPQEAIERLEKMIPLGRVGQAQEIAHAVQYILENDYFTGRVLEIDGGMRM